A single region of the Arvicanthis niloticus isolate mArvNil1 chromosome 28, mArvNil1.pat.X, whole genome shotgun sequence genome encodes:
- the LOC143439941 gene encoding sperm motility kinase 2B-like, whose translation MSSESEQESEKLRSEPSPSGTESFHSQYVVLNTIGQGGYAKVKLARHRLTGKLVAVKIIRKRQQWCHLVTSEVEILKMTNHPNIISLFQVIETEKRIYLIMELAEGKSLFQHVREAGHLQEDEARTIFKQILGAMNYCHDQGIIHRDLKPNNIIIDSNGRIKIIDFGLSTQVKSGQQLSFHCGTYPYSAPELLLGRLYEGPKVDVWTLGVLLYFMITGRLPFIAANRSQLQRQIVLGNYPMPRCLSMELQDMISYLLTRNPNHRPTITQVMMHPWLKEDSEEFPDPCEKQISLRPDPAIVKAMEHLGFRAQDIKDSLYHRKYNEAMALYCFFKEQAGQECDSPTLAQPMNQLITPYPSYDYNATFHLELRRRSEPILFSSSSNSQISTHGQKVKQREGRRVSWPGVPPYRSLQTTPTMGQAHIRFRSVPFGYSMHFRERSSTSASAEHKPVPSRGQRTGFKGWARKIGNALRSLCCCIPARKKRRLGEKRVSPQT comes from the coding sequence ATGAGCTCTGAGAGCGAACAGGAGTCAGAAAAGCTCAGATCGGAGCCCAGCCCCTCTGGCACTGAGAGTTTCCACTCTCAGTATGTAGTTTTAAATACCATCGGCCAGGGGGGCTACGCCAAAGTCAAGCTGGCAAGGCACCGCCTCACAGGCAAGCTCGTGGCTGTCAAAATAATCCGCAAGAGGCAGCAATGGTGCCATCTGGTCACCTCTGAGGTCGAAATATTGAAGATGACCAACCATCCCAACATCATCTCTCTGTTTCAAGTCATTGAGACTGAGAAGAGAATATACCTCATCATGGAGTTGGCCGAGGGTAAATCACTTTTCCAACATGTCCGAGAAGCTGGTCACCTGCAGGAGGATGAGGCACGGACAATATTCAAACAAATATTAGGTGCCATGAACTACTGCCATGACCAGGGAATAATCCACAGAGATTTAAAAcctaataatattattatagaCAGTAatggaagaataaaaattattgattttggGCTCAGCACCCAAGTGAAGTCAGGGCAACAGCTGAGCTTTCACTGCGGGACTTATCCATATAGTGCTCCTGAGTTGCTCCTTGGGAGACTTTACGAAGGCCCCAAGGTCGATGTATGGACCCTAGGGGTTCTATTGTATTTTATGATAACTGGAAGGCTCCCATTCATTGCTGCCAACAGATCACAGTTGCAAAGGCAGATTGTGTTGGGAAACTATCCTATGCCCCGTTGCCTGTCAATGGAGCTCCAGGACATGATTAGTTACCTACTGACAAGGAATCCAAACCACCGGCCAACAATCACTCAAGTAATGATGCATCCTTGGCTCAAGGAGGACTCAGAGGAGTTCCCAGATCCTTGTGAGAAACAGATCTCCCTCAGGCCAGACCCAGCCATTGTAAAAGCCATGGAACACCTTGGATTTCGAGCACAAGACATTAAAGACTCACTCTACCATAGAAAATACAACGAGGCCATGGCTTTATATTGCTTTTTCAAAGAGCAGGCTGGTCAGGAGTGTGACAGCCCTACCCTGGCTCAACCCATGAATCAATTGATAACACCATACCCTTCTTATGATTATAATGCTACTTTCCACCTGGAACTAAGGAGAAGAAGCGAGCCcatcttgttttcttcctcttccaacaGTCAAATATCTACTCATGGACAGAAGgtgaagcagagagaaggcagaagagtcagTTGGCCTGGTGTTCCTCCCTACAGGTCACTCCAGACTACACCAACAATGGGCCAAGCCCACATACGTTTTAGGAGTGTCCCCTTCGGGTACTCAATGcatttcagagagaggagcagcaCCAGTGCCTCAGCAGAGCACAAGCCTGTCCCCAGCAGGGGCCAGCGCACAGGATTCAAGGGATGGGCCAGAAAGATAGGAAATGCTCTAAGGAGTCTCTGTTGTTGTATACCAGCAAGAAAGAAACGTCGCCTGGGGGAGAAGAGAGTCTCCCCACAGACATAA